One genomic window of Sphingobacterium oryzagri includes the following:
- a CDS encoding pyruvate dehydrogenase complex dihydrolipoamide acetyltransferase, whose translation MAEVVKMPKMSDTMTEGVIAKWHKKVGDKVSSGDLIAEVETDKATMDFESYQEGTLLYIGPKEGEAVAIDAVIAVLGEEGEDYQTLLDGADAPADKEEDTKEKDTKEDKQEEENSESAEDSDAETSDSDVSAEDLDCTVITMPLLSDTMTEGVIAQWNFKVGDAIKSDDAIADVETDKATMEVTAYAEGTLLHIGVEAGQAAKVNDIIAIVGPEGTDVAPLLKQKSGGSAPKAKASSEKEEAPAEKEESTPAASDANDDDTRVKASPLARKIAKEKGIKLSEVKGSADGGRIVKKDVEGFVPAEKAEAPKAAASTAAAPAETKSITLPQFIGEEKYTEQGISQMRKTIARRLGESLFTAPHFYLTISIDMDNAIAARGQINTVAPVKVSFNDIVIKAVAVALKQHPAVNSSWRGDKIRFNEHVNVGVAMAVEDGLLVPVVRFADGKSLSHISAEVKEYGQKAKAKKLTPADWEGSTFTVSNLGMFGIDEFTSIINSPDGAILSVGAIQQIPVVKDGAIVPGNIMKLTLGCDHRVVDGATGAAFLQTLKGLLEAPIRLLA comes from the coding sequence ATGGCTGAAGTAGTAAAAATGCCGAAAATGAGCGACACCATGACCGAAGGTGTTATCGCTAAATGGCACAAAAAAGTCGGTGATAAAGTGAGCTCTGGCGATTTAATCGCTGAAGTGGAAACAGATAAAGCGACAATGGATTTTGAATCCTACCAGGAAGGAACATTGTTGTATATCGGACCGAAAGAAGGCGAAGCGGTAGCTATTGACGCCGTAATCGCGGTGTTGGGTGAAGAAGGTGAAGATTACCAAACTTTGTTGGACGGTGCTGATGCGCCTGCAGACAAAGAAGAGGATACCAAGGAAAAAGATACAAAAGAAGATAAGCAGGAAGAGGAAAACTCGGAATCAGCAGAAGATAGCGATGCTGAAACCAGCGATAGCGATGTATCGGCAGAAGATTTAGACTGTACCGTAATCACGATGCCATTGCTGAGTGATACCATGACAGAAGGTGTTATTGCACAATGGAACTTTAAAGTTGGTGATGCCATTAAATCGGATGATGCTATTGCGGATGTAGAAACCGACAAAGCTACGATGGAAGTTACAGCGTATGCTGAGGGAACGTTATTACATATTGGTGTAGAAGCGGGACAAGCGGCTAAAGTAAATGATATCATTGCTATCGTCGGTCCGGAAGGAACGGATGTTGCGCCTTTGTTGAAACAAAAATCTGGCGGTTCTGCTCCTAAAGCGAAGGCTTCAAGCGAAAAAGAGGAAGCGCCAGCAGAAAAAGAAGAAAGCACACCTGCTGCTTCAGATGCTAATGATGACGATACACGCGTCAAAGCCTCGCCTTTAGCGCGTAAAATAGCGAAAGAAAAAGGAATTAAACTAAGCGAAGTTAAGGGTTCTGCTGATGGTGGCCGCATCGTGAAAAAAGATGTTGAAGGCTTTGTTCCTGCTGAAAAAGCAGAAGCACCTAAAGCCGCAGCTAGCACTGCCGCTGCGCCTGCAGAAACCAAATCGATTACTTTACCGCAGTTTATCGGTGAAGAAAAATATACCGAGCAAGGTATCTCGCAAATGCGTAAAACCATTGCTCGTCGTCTCGGCGAATCGTTATTCACAGCGCCGCATTTCTATTTGACTATTTCTATCGACATGGACAATGCGATTGCCGCACGTGGCCAAATCAATACCGTCGCGCCAGTGAAAGTATCGTTTAATGATATCGTTATCAAAGCGGTAGCGGTAGCATTGAAACAACATCCTGCGGTTAACTCTTCTTGGAGAGGTGATAAGATTCGTTTCAATGAGCACGTAAACGTGGGCGTTGCGATGGCTGTGGAAGATGGCTTGTTGGTGCCAGTTGTTCGTTTTGCAGATGGAAAATCGTTATCGCATATCTCTGCCGAGGTTAAAGAATACGGTCAAAAAGCAAAAGCGAAGAAGTTGACACCAGCAGATTGGGAAGGCTCGACATTTACCGTGTCTAACCTGGGTATGTTTGGAATCGATGAATTTACGTCGATTATCAACTCGCCGGATGGCGCCATTTTATCGGTAGGTGCTATTCAGCAAATACCGGTTGTAAAAGATGGAGCAATTGTACCTGGAAATATCATGAAACTAACGTTAGGTTGTGATCACCGCGTAGTGGATGGTGCTACGGGTGCTGCATTTCTGCAAACATTGAAAGGTTTATTGGAAGCGCCAATTCGTTTATTGGCCTAG
- the hisS gene encoding histidine--tRNA ligase, giving the protein MANIKPSLAKGTRDFSPLEMEKRNHIFNTLKTVFKKFGYNEIQTPSFENLSTLTGKYGEEGDKLIFKILNSGDYLAKAPAELLESSSANKLIPHISEKALRYDLTVPFARYVVMHQHALTLPFKRFQIQPVWRADRPQRGRYREFYQCDVDVVGSPSLLNEAEFILIYNEALAALGLTDFTIKINNRKILTGIAEVLGKPELIVDMTVAIDKLDKIGLDGVNKELLERGFSEEDLETLRPIILLAGSNLQKLDSLKQVLASSTTGLAGIQEIEEVFAYIEAFGASSLLDKIVEVDITLARGLNYYTGCIFEVKTNEVAMGSIGGGGRYDDLTGMFGLKDLTGVGVSFGADRIYDVLEELSLFPSSSAASTQVLLINFDKALESYTLRLLADLRKVGIAAELYPAAVKLKKQMSYADDKKIPYVLLIGDEEVNSGELSLKNMLTGEQRKLGISALQELLQNKD; this is encoded by the coding sequence ATGGCAAATATCAAACCTTCATTGGCTAAAGGAACACGCGATTTTTCTCCGCTTGAGATGGAAAAGCGTAACCATATATTTAATACCCTAAAGACTGTTTTTAAAAAGTTTGGGTATAATGAAATACAAACACCATCGTTTGAAAACTTATCGACACTGACCGGGAAATACGGAGAAGAAGGCGATAAGTTAATTTTTAAAATACTAAATTCCGGGGACTACCTGGCTAAGGCGCCAGCAGAATTGCTGGAAAGCAGTTCCGCAAATAAACTGATTCCACATATTTCTGAAAAAGCACTTCGTTATGATCTTACCGTGCCCTTTGCGCGGTATGTGGTGATGCACCAGCATGCGTTGACGCTTCCTTTTAAACGTTTTCAGATCCAGCCTGTTTGGCGTGCCGACCGGCCGCAACGTGGTCGATATCGCGAGTTTTACCAGTGCGATGTCGATGTGGTAGGCTCGCCATCGCTGTTGAACGAGGCTGAATTCATATTGATCTACAACGAGGCACTTGCTGCGCTGGGCTTGACAGATTTTACGATAAAAATTAATAACCGTAAAATATTGACGGGTATAGCCGAAGTGCTTGGCAAGCCCGAGCTTATCGTGGATATGACGGTAGCAATCGATAAGTTGGATAAGATTGGTTTAGATGGCGTGAACAAAGAACTTCTGGAGCGTGGTTTTAGCGAAGAAGATTTGGAAACGTTGCGCCCTATTATTTTGTTGGCCGGCAGTAATTTGCAGAAGTTGGATTCCCTTAAGCAGGTTTTGGCTTCATCAACAACCGGTCTGGCTGGTATACAGGAAATTGAAGAGGTTTTTGCCTATATCGAGGCTTTTGGAGCAAGCTCTTTATTGGATAAAATTGTGGAAGTTGACATTACACTCGCTCGCGGACTAAATTACTACACGGGCTGTATCTTTGAAGTGAAAACCAACGAAGTGGCGATGGGAAGTATAGGTGGCGGTGGTCGCTATGATGACCTGACCGGCATGTTCGGGCTAAAAGATTTGACCGGCGTGGGCGTGTCGTTTGGCGCGGATCGTATTTACGATGTGTTAGAAGAATTGTCGTTATTCCCTTCATCATCGGCTGCTTCTACGCAAGTTTTATTGATAAATTTTGATAAAGCATTAGAATCATACACATTACGTTTATTAGCTGATTTGCGGAAGGTTGGTATTGCTGCAGAGCTGTATCCGGCAGCGGTCAAATTAAAAAAACAGATGAGCTATGCCGACGACAAGAAGATTCCGTACGTGTTGCTCATCGGCGACGAAGAAGTAAATTCTGGCGAGCTTTCGCTAAAGAATATGTTGACAGGTGAACAACGTAAATTGGGGATATCCGCACTTCAGGAATTATTGCAAAATAAGGATTAG
- a CDS encoding glycosyl hydrolase family 95 catalytic domain-containing protein has protein sequence MKIVFILMLKMATLVGYVVAQESFPVKPLGKTIYSGVFTGNGLLGTMTYIKAKDAVRIDIGRTDVYDHRVNRESALFDKARLPIGHFEIALPDTICAAAGDIAYRSGQATATIETAKSSLHIKMLTLAHRNLIYIELSSSRGQVLPSDWSWIAEDAQSPRMAFGYVAKPDNYQTNPKGVLEKNNDVSVYKQPLLAGGGYATAWKSLRRANKVCYLVSVGYSKQSDQYVDEAIDAINSFPINRLDDEIATHQQSWKNYYAKSTLRIPDVQLQQFYNMQLYKLASATGEDKPAMDLQGPWTAATPWPAYWHNLNIQLAYSPVFTANHLEIAGSLMQLLDREQENLAGNVPEPYRYNSAAIGRSSSPDLISPVFLELGKEDYNWEDGRKELGNLTWIMHSYYKYYRYSMDSKAYDRLFPLLKRAVNYYLHLLEKDTTGKYHIAVRTHSPEYPGSYHYDSNYDLSILQWGLTALISLDKERGGKDPLHKKWTEVLANLRDYPQDESGFMIAKDLPYAQSHRHYSHLMMIYPFYLVNWDQPENRDLISRSIAHWQSKTSALQGYSFSGAASMYAMMGKGDDALRSLHTLLTKYVKPNTLYAETGPVIETPLAAMSTVQELCLQYWDGKVRVFPAIPSTWKEVYFENFLTDGAFLISARRKEGKNIHVKILSKEGGEIQIDPNLTGNVSWSSAQKNVKLLKHENARYVFFMPKGSEVVLFRD, from the coding sequence ATGAAGATAGTTTTCATACTCATGCTCAAAATGGCAACGCTCGTTGGTTATGTTGTCGCACAAGAGAGTTTCCCCGTGAAACCACTGGGCAAAACAATTTATTCGGGTGTTTTCACGGGGAACGGGTTGCTGGGAACGATGACTTATATAAAAGCGAAAGATGCTGTGCGCATAGATATCGGCCGAACGGATGTGTACGATCATCGCGTGAATCGGGAATCGGCGTTGTTTGACAAAGCCAGGCTACCTATCGGTCATTTTGAAATTGCATTGCCAGATACTATTTGTGCAGCAGCTGGTGATATAGCCTACCGCAGTGGGCAGGCTACGGCAACAATCGAAACGGCTAAAAGCTCTTTACACATAAAAATGCTTACATTGGCGCACCGCAACCTGATTTATATCGAGCTATCGTCTTCAAGAGGACAGGTATTGCCCAGCGATTGGTCTTGGATCGCGGAAGATGCACAAAGTCCGCGTATGGCTTTTGGATACGTTGCGAAACCCGATAATTATCAAACAAATCCAAAGGGAGTCCTCGAAAAAAACAACGATGTATCGGTGTATAAACAACCGCTGCTCGCTGGCGGAGGTTATGCAACCGCCTGGAAGTCGCTGCGTCGCGCAAATAAAGTTTGCTATCTGGTCAGTGTGGGTTACAGCAAGCAGTCTGATCAATACGTAGATGAAGCAATCGACGCCATAAATTCTTTCCCTATAAATCGTTTGGATGACGAGATCGCGACACACCAACAGTCTTGGAAAAATTATTATGCAAAATCTACTTTACGAATACCGGATGTGCAGCTGCAACAATTTTACAATATGCAGTTGTATAAGTTAGCATCTGCTACCGGAGAAGACAAACCTGCCATGGATTTGCAAGGCCCCTGGACGGCTGCTACACCTTGGCCAGCATATTGGCATAATTTAAATATTCAGTTAGCTTATTCGCCCGTATTTACGGCAAATCATTTGGAGATTGCCGGCTCCTTGATGCAACTATTGGATCGTGAGCAAGAAAACCTTGCCGGAAACGTTCCGGAACCGTATCGCTATAACAGTGCAGCCATCGGAAGAAGCTCATCGCCCGATTTAATCAGTCCGGTATTTTTAGAACTTGGTAAAGAAGATTACAACTGGGAAGATGGACGAAAAGAATTGGGAAATCTCACTTGGATAATGCACAGTTACTACAAATACTACCGATACTCCATGGATAGCAAGGCTTATGATCGGCTTTTTCCCTTGCTGAAACGTGCGGTAAATTACTACCTGCATTTGTTAGAAAAAGATACGACGGGTAAATACCATATCGCTGTTCGAACCCATTCGCCGGAATATCCTGGTTCCTACCATTACGATAGCAATTACGATCTTTCCATACTCCAATGGGGTTTAACGGCGCTAATATCCTTGGATAAGGAGCGCGGTGGAAAAGATCCACTGCATAAAAAATGGACGGAAGTATTGGCCAATCTGCGTGATTACCCGCAGGATGAAAGCGGATTTATGATTGCGAAAGATTTGCCCTACGCGCAATCTCATCGGCATTACTCGCATTTAATGATGATCTATCCGTTTTATTTGGTGAATTGGGATCAACCGGAAAACCGGGATCTGATCAGCCGATCTATCGCGCACTGGCAAAGCAAAACAAGTGCTTTGCAAGGCTATTCATTCTCCGGAGCAGCGTCTATGTATGCTATGATGGGAAAAGGTGATGACGCACTGCGTTCTTTGCATACGTTGTTGACAAAGTATGTTAAGCCCAATACATTATATGCAGAAACAGGACCGGTTATCGAAACACCGCTGGCAGCGATGTCTACTGTGCAGGAGCTTTGCTTGCAATATTGGGATGGTAAGGTGCGGGTTTTTCCCGCCATACCAAGCACATGGAAGGAGGTATATTTTGAAAATTTCCTTACCGATGGTGCGTTTTTAATTTCGGCAAGGCGTAAAGAAGGAAAAAATATACATGTGAAGATCCTGAGCAAAGAAGGCGGTGAAATACAGATTGACCCCAACCTTACGGGAAATGTTTCCTGGAGCTCCGCTCAAAAAAATGTCAAACTGTTAAAGCATGAAAACGCACGCTATGTATTCTTCATGCCCAAAGGCAGTGAAGTTGTGTTATTTCGAGATTGA
- a CDS encoding CoA-binding protein, which translates to MKRTLILGASTNPARYAYLVANKLVRKGYPIVNIGRKVGKVAGVEIEEMATPYDDIDTITLYVGPQNQASYYDYIINTKPRRVIFNPGTENEELRAKLSAAGIQSLEACTLVMLNTGQY; encoded by the coding sequence ATGAAAAGAACACTTATTTTAGGAGCTAGTACAAACCCCGCTCGATACGCTTATCTGGTTGCCAATAAGTTGGTTCGCAAAGGTTATCCGATTGTCAATATCGGACGAAAAGTAGGGAAGGTTGCAGGCGTGGAAATAGAAGAAATGGCTACTCCATATGACGATATCGATACTATCACCTTGTATGTTGGGCCACAAAATCAAGCATCTTACTACGATTATATCATCAATACGAAGCCGCGTCGTGTGATTTTTAACCCGGGCACGGAGAATGAAGAACTACGTGCAAAGCTGAGCGCTGCTGGTATTCAGAGCCTTGAAGCTTGTACACTTGTTATGCTAAACACCGGGCAATATTAA
- a CDS encoding serine hydrolase domain-containing protein, whose amino-acid sequence MFLSLIGCSSPEAKQKEIIQKQGEKDSIALVYDPANADKEIDAFMQKLHKKSAFNGAVLVAKGGKILYQNAFGWADYLLKDSLTIQSKFELASVTKPMTAIGTLKLVEEGKLKLDQTVNDFFPEFPYPGVTIKMLLSHRSGLPNYVYFAEDVWPDKKKAMSNMDAMDLLIQHKPARYGAPDGRFLYNNSNFMVLASIIEKVTGKSFTVYMKEVLFDPAGMKNTAVLSTAVYEKIPTNVIGHDKVWRRSVVQNFLDGPVGDKGIYSTVQDLYLLDLALRDGRILKKETLDSAYVPRSDAKRSLFSYGYGWRTFSPKDAQIVYHTGWWHGFRNLYVRDLTNDVTIVLLSNMANGSLVKLDDLYKILKMPILRQNAYNANGDFIVN is encoded by the coding sequence ATGTTTTTGAGCCTTATCGGGTGCTCATCGCCCGAGGCCAAACAAAAAGAAATCATACAAAAACAAGGGGAGAAGGATAGTATAGCCTTAGTTTACGATCCTGCCAATGCCGACAAAGAGATTGATGCATTTATGCAAAAACTGCATAAAAAATCGGCTTTCAATGGTGCGGTGCTGGTGGCCAAGGGCGGCAAGATACTTTACCAAAATGCATTTGGCTGGGCAGATTACTTATTGAAAGATAGTTTAACTATACAATCTAAATTTGAACTCGCTTCGGTTACTAAACCGATGACAGCCATCGGAACGCTGAAGTTGGTGGAGGAAGGAAAATTGAAGTTGGACCAAACTGTCAACGACTTTTTTCCGGAGTTTCCGTATCCCGGTGTCACGATTAAAATGCTATTATCTCATCGAAGCGGTTTACCCAATTATGTATATTTCGCAGAAGATGTGTGGCCGGATAAGAAGAAAGCCATGAGCAATATGGATGCTATGGATTTGCTCATTCAGCATAAACCCGCTCGCTATGGCGCACCTGATGGCCGATTCTTGTATAACAACTCCAATTTTATGGTACTGGCCTCGATTATTGAGAAGGTAACCGGCAAGAGCTTCACCGTTTATATGAAAGAGGTGTTGTTTGATCCGGCAGGTATGAAAAATACGGCCGTGCTCTCCACTGCAGTATACGAAAAAATACCAACCAATGTCATTGGTCACGATAAAGTTTGGCGTCGATCTGTTGTGCAAAATTTTTTAGATGGGCCTGTTGGCGATAAAGGAATCTACAGCACGGTGCAAGATTTGTACTTGTTAGATCTTGCGCTGCGTGATGGTCGCATTTTAAAGAAGGAAACACTGGATTCGGCTTATGTGCCGCGTAGCGATGCAAAGCGCAGTCTATTTAGCTACGGTTATGGCTGGCGAACGTTTTCGCCAAAAGATGCGCAGATTGTATACCACACCGGCTGGTGGCACGGTTTCCGCAATTTATACGTTCGCGATTTGACAAACGATGTTACTATTGTCTTGTTATCTAACATGGCCAACGGTAGCCTAGTCAAGTTAGACGACTTGTATAAAATCTTAAAAATGCCTATTTTGAGACAGAATGCCTACAATGCAAATGGTGATTTTATTGTTAATTAA
- a CDS encoding glycoside hydrolase family 88 protein has translation MRILYLIFTLFVVIPKQSNAQSKAALHLTSDFIDKQLLEAAKQIQILAEHTPTDKFPRTFEDGVHKFSNSSWWCSGFYPGTLLYLYEGTGDDNLLTLGLDKLVPLAKEQHNKGTHDLGFMLFCSFGNAWRLSKDVNQYKDILQTGAQSLASRFSETTKTIRSWDHKPWHYPVIIDNMMNLEFLLEMSKMTGNTRLRDIAITHANTTLANHFRKDYSSYHVVDYDPETGAVVAKKTHQGAFDESAWARGQGWALYGYTMMYRETADEQYLKQAQLIAQFILSHPSLPNDLIPYWDFDKDKIAPTDRNYANKDLRDVSAAALYASALLELSQYVDRKDATYYMQSAETILRNLSKAPYLAPTGTNGGFILQHSVGALPGNSEVDVPLTYADYYYVEALVRYQRLLAGQPVIATLN, from the coding sequence ATGCGAATTCTATATCTTATTTTTACTCTTTTTGTCGTTATCCCAAAACAAAGCAATGCACAGTCAAAAGCGGCATTACATTTAACATCCGACTTTATCGACAAGCAGTTGCTTGAGGCCGCTAAACAGATACAAATCTTGGCCGAGCATACCCCTACAGATAAATTTCCACGTACGTTCGAGGATGGCGTGCATAAATTTTCCAATTCTTCCTGGTGGTGTTCTGGCTTTTATCCAGGAACACTCTTGTATCTGTATGAAGGAACGGGAGACGACAACCTGTTAACATTAGGTCTAGATAAGCTCGTGCCATTAGCAAAAGAGCAACATAATAAAGGAACCCATGATTTAGGTTTTATGCTGTTTTGCAGTTTTGGTAACGCATGGCGCTTATCAAAAGATGTTAATCAATACAAAGATATTTTGCAGACCGGCGCCCAGTCTTTGGCCTCCCGTTTTAGTGAAACTACGAAAACTATACGGTCTTGGGATCATAAACCATGGCACTATCCAGTTATTATCGATAACATGATGAATTTAGAATTTCTACTGGAAATGTCGAAAATGACGGGCAACACCCGGCTCCGTGATATCGCCATCACACACGCCAACACGACTTTGGCCAATCATTTTCGCAAGGATTACAGCTCCTATCACGTGGTGGATTACGATCCAGAAACAGGCGCTGTTGTGGCAAAAAAAACACACCAAGGTGCTTTTGACGAATCGGCCTGGGCACGCGGACAAGGCTGGGCATTGTATGGTTACACGATGATGTATCGGGAGACAGCTGATGAGCAATATTTGAAACAGGCCCAGCTTATCGCGCAGTTTATTTTATCACACCCGAGCTTGCCAAATGATCTGATTCCTTACTGGGATTTTGATAAAGATAAGATAGCCCCAACGGATAGAAACTATGCGAATAAAGATCTGCGTGATGTATCGGCGGCAGCGCTTTATGCATCGGCATTGTTAGAATTGTCGCAGTATGTGGATCGGAAGGATGCAACGTACTACATGCAGTCGGCAGAAACAATACTACGTAACCTGTCAAAAGCGCCATATCTTGCTCCGACGGGCACGAATGGTGGATTTATCTTACAACATAGTGTGGGGGCGCTACCTGGAAATTCAGAAGTCGATGTGCCGTTGACCTATGCAGATTATTATTACGTGGAGGCTTTAGTCAGGTATCAACGCCTTTTGGCCGGGCAACCGGTAATAGCAACCTTAAATTGA
- the pdhA gene encoding pyruvate dehydrogenase (acetyl-transferring) E1 component subunit alpha, producing the protein MSSTPITKETYLEWYRSMLLMRKFEEKTGQLYGQQKIRGFCHLYIGQEAVMAGTMSVIKPEDSVITAYRDHAHALAKGVSANECMAEMFGKITGCSKGKGGSMHFFSKEHKMMGGHGIVGGQIPLGAGIAFAEKYLGNTNVNVCYMGDGAVRQGAFNETLNMAMTWKLPVIFVCENNGYAMGTSVARTTNMMDIYKMGHGFDMPSAPVDGMDVVAVHNAMDEAVQRARAGEGPTFLEIRTYRYKGHSMSDPAKYRTKEELEEFKGRDPLLSTKAAIVENKYADDEWFAEVDAEIKKIVEESVKFAEESPYPDASEIYKDVYVQEDYPYIMD; encoded by the coding sequence ATGAGTTCAACACCTATAACAAAAGAAACATATCTAGAGTGGTATAGATCTATGCTGCTTATGCGTAAATTCGAAGAGAAGACAGGACAGTTGTACGGGCAACAAAAGATCCGTGGATTTTGTCACTTGTATATCGGCCAAGAAGCAGTAATGGCAGGTACCATGTCTGTTATTAAACCGGAAGATTCGGTAATTACCGCGTACAGAGATCACGCACACGCTTTGGCGAAAGGTGTTTCTGCAAATGAGTGTATGGCTGAGATGTTCGGAAAGATTACCGGCTGTTCAAAAGGTAAAGGTGGATCAATGCACTTTTTCTCGAAAGAGCACAAAATGATGGGTGGTCACGGTATTGTTGGTGGACAGATTCCGTTAGGTGCTGGCATCGCTTTTGCTGAAAAGTATTTGGGTAATACCAACGTTAACGTATGTTATATGGGTGATGGTGCAGTTCGCCAAGGTGCTTTCAACGAAACGCTTAATATGGCGATGACTTGGAAACTTCCCGTAATTTTCGTTTGTGAAAACAACGGTTATGCTATGGGTACATCAGTCGCGCGTACAACAAACATGATGGATATCTACAAAATGGGCCACGGTTTTGATATGCCAAGTGCTCCTGTAGACGGCATGGATGTTGTTGCAGTACACAATGCGATGGACGAAGCCGTGCAACGTGCTCGTGCGGGCGAAGGACCAACATTTTTAGAAATTCGTACGTATCGTTACAAAGGTCACTCGATGTCAGACCCTGCGAAATACCGTACAAAAGAAGAATTAGAAGAATTTAAAGGTAGAGATCCATTATTGTCAACAAAAGCGGCGATTGTGGAGAATAAATATGCAGACGACGAATGGTTTGCAGAGGTAGATGCCGAAATCAAGAAAATCGTAGAAGAATCGGTGAAATTTGCCGAGGAGTCTCCTTATCCTGATGCTTCAGAAATCTATAAAGATGTTTATGTCCAAGAGGACTATCCTTATATAATGGACTAA